The following coding sequences are from one Pigmentibacter sp. JX0631 window:
- the tssK gene encoding type VI secretion system baseplate subunit TssK: protein MNFNQVPEMIQWHEGMPLLPHHFQQLNLRYEALVNSYFTFLDINKYGIIKLDIDQIEIIRNVYSINYVEAIMQDGLYIKSGKSEKEKLTFNLPDPSSNKQKISLFLCVPKLSEKNYVLGHYPRYISSTIQHVEDLNTLSDPIQISSLTPNVFIAAENELNSQLNKIKLCDLHVQNGTWQFKEYIPAQLFLEKSSYLYKRCLDIVHKTRIKANIISDNLNNIENKYSQINESFLFLISLNQILPLFEFYLTCDRVTPFQLYELLIKLLAALSQLNENFIAQTPIVYDHQNLQYIFEKNLELVNQLLEKSISDKYYSILFQENGFKYVLDIPQSKLNSVIYIGIKRSIGDNESNSIEWLSNAIICDENKLDIFIRNRVLGYKRNKMEKVQNIVPARGVTIFELVLENFTNENFKLCIFNDNKSILKPEEIFFYQKK, encoded by the coding sequence ATGAATTTCAATCAAGTTCCAGAAATGATTCAATGGCATGAAGGAATGCCTTTATTACCACATCATTTTCAGCAACTAAATCTCAGGTATGAAGCTTTAGTAAATAGTTATTTTACATTCCTTGATATAAATAAGTATGGAATAATTAAATTGGATATCGATCAAATTGAGATCATCAGAAATGTTTATAGTATTAATTACGTTGAAGCAATTATGCAAGATGGATTATATATTAAATCTGGAAAAAGTGAAAAAGAAAAGTTAACTTTTAATCTACCAGATCCATCTTCAAATAAGCAAAAAATTAGTTTATTTTTATGTGTTCCAAAATTGTCAGAAAAAAATTATGTACTTGGTCATTATCCAAGATATATTTCATCAACAATTCAGCATGTTGAAGATTTAAATACTCTATCTGACCCAATTCAAATATCAAGCCTAACCCCAAATGTTTTTATTGCTGCAGAAAATGAATTAAATTCTCAATTGAATAAAATAAAATTGTGCGATTTACATGTACAAAATGGCACATGGCAATTTAAAGAATATATACCAGCCCAACTTTTTTTAGAAAAATCATCATACTTATACAAAAGATGCTTAGATATAGTTCATAAGACAAGAATAAAAGCAAATATTATTTCTGACAATTTAAATAATATTGAAAATAAGTATAGTCAAATTAATGAAAGTTTTTTATTTTTAATTTCCTTAAATCAAATACTGCCATTATTTGAGTTTTACTTAACTTGTGATAGAGTAACGCCTTTTCAATTGTATGAGCTTCTTATTAAATTGCTTGCTGCATTAAGTCAGCTTAATGAAAATTTTATTGCCCAGACTCCTATTGTTTATGATCATCAAAACTTGCAGTACATTTTTGAAAAAAACTTAGAATTAGTGAATCAATTGCTTGAAAAAAGTATTAGCGATAAATACTACTCAATTTTGTTTCAAGAAAATGGATTTAAATATGTATTAGATATTCCTCAATCTAAATTAAATTCAGTTATTTATATAGGAATTAAACGTTCAATAGGTGATAATGAAAGTAATTCTATAGAATGGCTTTCAAATGCTATAATATGTGATGAAAATAAATTAGATATTTTTATAAGAAATAGGGTTCTAGGTTATAAAAGAAATAAAATGGAAAAAGTGCAAAATATTGTGCCAGCAAGAGGTGTTACTATTTTTGAGCTTGTTTTGGAAAATTTTACAAATGAAAACTTTAAACTCTGTATTTTTAATGACAATAAAAGTATTTTAAAACCTGAAGAGATATTCTTTTACCAGAAAAAGTAG
- a CDS encoding rhodanese-like domain-containing protein codes for MKLSCKEFMTLYKKADANKKLLLDVREPDECATGSLEGSINIPVGELENRFSEIPVEKEIFIYCKAGGRAERAEMYLNHRGVKETRVASQGGYEELKTLI; via the coding sequence ATGAAATTATCTTGTAAAGAATTTATGACCTTATACAAAAAAGCGGATGCAAATAAGAAATTATTGCTTGATGTAAGAGAACCAGATGAATGTGCTACAGGCTCCTTAGAAGGTAGTATTAATATTCCTGTCGGGGAATTAGAAAATCGTTTTTCGGAAATTCCTGTTGAGAAAGAAATTTTTATTTACTGTAAGGCGGGGGGAAGAGCGGAAAGAGCTGAAATGTATCTAAACCACCGAGGTGTGAAAGAAACGAGAGTGGCTTCACAAGGTGGCTATGAAGAATTAAAGACTTTAATTTAA
- a CDS encoding ATP-binding protein, giving the protein MAKTYACLLLGVDVITVEIETFIGNGFSGLNILGLNSEASRNMRERVRSALESIGVLIPAKRVVVNITPSEKIKESRTPLSQLDFPVAASILSSLYPDKLIFNDNIYEYFAGELTLSGNIKELDNILIYKALLFNNNINYKINLSVKNRKIEAGSFINYYKNLLDWWELTIGKKELINSKSNIISTYSVFSDSNKKSISDTFLDEIKNTVINIAKNPKAAVGVLVSAMGKHHILFAGEPGIGKTYSLQKIENLLPPLSAIEEFEIQMIHSKDTDLVRPFRNPHHSVSAAALIGGSSLKPGEVSLAHQGILFLDELSEFSSQSLESLREPLDSKFVSLSRASGHVRYPAKFLLCATTNPCSCGYLFSSVKACRCHPKEIRKYLQKLSGPLLDRFCLQIWLEPTSSRKIFDCFEREILSFNNLNKLDKFVENYGRKILQENNYLNYSSSSQIKEILNLNDTFRNLSLRGQEKVRSLVNTFHFVFNEIEINSKFIESVLNYRNLEKMFLQKNLF; this is encoded by the coding sequence ATGGCAAAAACTTATGCTTGTTTACTTCTTGGTGTTGACGTTATCACTGTTGAAATTGAAACTTTTATTGGAAATGGTTTTTCAGGTTTAAATATTTTAGGTTTAAATTCGGAAGCTTCTAGAAATATGCGGGAGAGAGTTAGGTCAGCTCTTGAATCTATTGGAGTATTAATTCCAGCAAAAAGAGTTGTCGTAAATATTACACCTAGTGAAAAAATAAAAGAATCCAGAACTCCATTATCTCAGCTTGACTTTCCTGTAGCAGCCTCAATTTTATCATCATTATATCCAGATAAATTGATATTTAATGATAATATATACGAATATTTTGCTGGAGAATTAACCCTTTCCGGAAATATTAAAGAATTAGATAATATTTTAATTTATAAAGCTTTGTTGTTTAATAACAATATTAATTATAAAATTAATTTATCAGTAAAAAATAGAAAAATTGAAGCTGGAAGTTTTATTAACTACTACAAAAATTTGTTAGATTGGTGGGAATTAACGATTGGAAAAAAAGAATTAATAAATAGTAAATCAAATATTATATCAACATATTCAGTATTTAGTGATTCTAACAAAAAGTCTATTTCTGATACTTTTCTTGATGAAATAAAAAACACTGTGATAAATATTGCTAAAAATCCTAAGGCAGCCGTGGGGGTTTTGGTTTCTGCAATGGGAAAACACCATATTTTATTTGCTGGTGAACCAGGAATAGGAAAAACTTATTCTTTGCAAAAAATAGAAAATTTATTGCCCCCATTATCAGCAATTGAAGAGTTTGAAATTCAAATGATCCATTCTAAAGATACCGATTTGGTAAGGCCATTTAGAAATCCTCATCATTCAGTGTCGGCAGCGGCATTAATTGGAGGAAGTTCTTTAAAACCTGGGGAAGTTTCTTTAGCCCATCAGGGTATACTTTTTTTAGATGAATTGTCTGAGTTTTCCAGTCAAAGTTTAGAATCACTGCGAGAACCTTTAGATTCTAAATTTGTGAGCCTTTCAAGAGCGAGTGGACATGTTCGATATCCTGCAAAGTTTTTGCTTTGCGCAACTACAAATCCATGTAGCTGCGGTTATTTGTTTTCTTCAGTAAAAGCATGCCGATGTCATCCAAAAGAAATCAGGAAATACTTACAAAAATTAAGTGGCCCCCTACTGGATCGATTCTGTCTCCAAATCTGGTTAGAACCAACAAGTTCTAGAAAAATATTTGATTGCTTTGAAAGAGAAATTTTATCTTTCAATAATTTAAATAAACTAGATAAATTTGTTGAAAATTATGGAAGAAAAATTTTACAAGAAAATAATTATCTTAATTACAGTTCTTCCAGTCAGATAAAAGAAATTCTTAATTTAAATGATACGTTTAGAAATCTATCATTAAGGGGTCAAGAGAAAGTGAGATCTTTAGTTAATACATTTCATTTTGTTTTTAATGAGATAGAAATAAACTCTAAATTTATCGAAAGTGTTTTAAATTATAGAAATTTAGAAAAAATGTTTCTCCAAAAAAATTTATTTTAA
- a CDS encoding GPW/gp25 family protein, giving the protein MPEIIETLFFEKFYTSSIEEKGDDTWKITKRKNILLNSIVSNIYHILNTKSGLTVEQYLEKKLTVLDFGLPDLSEYISAYFVDTKTISNCIIHALHYFEKRIENVQIKVKDEYCKKVIYIVGTVKELEGVNEILAFKAIAGKA; this is encoded by the coding sequence ATGCCAGAAATTATTGAAACTCTTTTTTTTGAAAAATTCTATACAAGTAGTATAGAAGAAAAAGGAGATGATACTTGGAAAATAACAAAAAGAAAAAATATTTTGCTTAATTCTATTGTTTCTAATATTTATCATATTTTAAATACAAAATCAGGATTGACGGTTGAGCAATATTTAGAAAAAAAATTGACCGTATTAGATTTTGGACTTCCTGATTTATCTGAATATATTTCAGCTTATTTTGTGGATACAAAAACTATATCTAATTGCATAATTCATGCTCTGCACTATTTTGAAAAAAGAATTGAAAATGTTCAAATTAAAGTTAAAGATGAATATTGCAAAAAAGTAATATACATAGTTGGAACAGTCAAAGAATTGGAAGGAGTAAACGAAATTCTTGCATTTAAAGCTATTGCTGGAAAAGCTTAG
- the tssB gene encoding type VI secretion system contractile sheath small subunit, whose protein sequence is MASESTQHKISRIRKPRVQITYDLEIGDAREKKELPLVVGVIADLQGHSTPSNALKERKFVDIEKANFDLVMSKISPALNISVANKIKGTEGEKREFNLKFESIDDFKPGNLVKNVECLNELLDKRKSLLDLISKVDTNDKLHLLLLEAAKDSNKAKTLIESKETPPETKN, encoded by the coding sequence ATGGCTTCAGAAAGCACACAGCATAAAATATCCCGTATTAGAAAACCAAGAGTACAAATCACCTATGATTTAGAAATAGGCGATGCACGAGAAAAAAAAGAACTTCCATTAGTAGTTGGAGTTATTGCTGATTTGCAAGGCCATAGTACCCCTAGTAATGCTCTAAAAGAGAGAAAATTTGTTGATATCGAAAAAGCAAACTTTGATTTAGTCATGTCTAAAATTTCACCCGCTTTAAATATTTCCGTAGCAAATAAAATTAAAGGAACTGAAGGCGAAAAAAGAGAATTTAATTTAAAATTTGAATCAATTGATGATTTTAAGCCTGGAAATTTAGTGAAAAATGTAGAGTGCTTAAATGAACTTCTGGATAAAAGAAAAAGTCTTTTAGACTTAATAAGTAAAGTTGATACTAATGATAAATTACATCTTTTATTACTTGAAGCAGCAAAAGATTCAAATAAAGCAAAAACACTAATTGAATCTAAAGAAACACCACCAGAAACAAAAAATTAA
- the tssC gene encoding type VI secretion system contractile sheath large subunit, with protein sequence MSTACIELVQNSRMIKDESQLDYAKYIVSSFADEVVNGKFGEIVDCENLIIPLQKRIAEIDQILTDQINEILHHPEFQKLEASWLGLHKFVCNTETGRTLKIKLLSADKNELLKDIEKALDFDQSALFKKVYEEEYGTFGGDPFSLLIGDYFFSKSPKDIALLEGISHVAAAAHAPFISSCNPNLFEMDCFTEMPNPRDLVSLFETSGFLSWNSFRNNEDSKYVTLTLPRVMQRLPYGKGYLEVDEFNFEESMNGADHTRYLWGNPAYVLGNRITSAFTKYSWCAAIRGVEGGGLVDNLPVYTYISPAGDREIKCPTEVIITDRREKELSDLGFIALCYRKNSNQSVFFGGQTVAKVKEYEDPVATANANIALQLPYILAASRFAHYLKVIMRDKIGSFTSLGEISIFLNNWISHYVLLNDYASQSVKASYPLREARIDVYEIPGKPGCYRSVCFLRPHYQLNELTVSIRFVSELPPPAAG encoded by the coding sequence ATGTCAACAGCGTGTATTGAATTAGTGCAAAATTCTCGAATGATTAAAGATGAAAGCCAACTTGATTATGCAAAATATATAGTTTCATCATTTGCAGATGAAGTAGTTAATGGCAAATTTGGTGAAATTGTAGATTGTGAAAATTTAATTATCCCATTACAAAAAAGAATTGCAGAAATTGATCAAATCTTAACCGACCAAATTAATGAAATACTGCATCATCCTGAATTTCAAAAACTAGAAGCTTCTTGGTTAGGTTTACATAAATTTGTTTGCAATACTGAAACAGGTAGAACTCTTAAGATCAAACTTTTATCAGCTGATAAAAATGAGTTACTAAAAGATATTGAAAAAGCGCTAGATTTTGATCAAAGCGCTCTCTTTAAAAAAGTATATGAAGAAGAGTATGGTACTTTTGGAGGCGATCCTTTTTCATTACTAATTGGAGATTATTTCTTTAGCAAATCTCCAAAAGATATTGCCTTACTAGAGGGAATTTCACATGTTGCAGCTGCTGCACATGCTCCTTTTATTAGTTCTTGTAACCCTAATTTATTTGAAATGGACTGTTTTACAGAAATGCCAAATCCAAGAGATCTTGTTAGTTTATTTGAAACTTCAGGTTTTCTCTCATGGAATTCTTTTCGTAATAACGAAGATTCTAAATATGTAACTTTAACTTTACCTAGAGTAATGCAACGTTTACCATATGGAAAAGGATATTTAGAAGTTGATGAATTTAATTTTGAAGAAAGCATGAATGGCGCAGATCATACTAGATACTTATGGGGAAATCCTGCATATGTATTAGGTAACAGAATTACAAGTGCATTTACAAAGTATAGCTGGTGTGCCGCAATTAGAGGAGTTGAAGGTGGAGGCTTGGTTGATAATTTACCAGTTTATACCTATATTTCTCCAGCTGGTGATAGAGAAATAAAATGCCCAACAGAAGTTATTATTACTGATAGAAGAGAAAAAGAATTAAGTGATCTAGGCTTTATTGCATTATGTTATAGGAAAAATTCAAATCAATCTGTTTTCTTTGGTGGTCAAACAGTCGCTAAAGTAAAAGAATATGAAGATCCTGTAGCCACTGCAAATGCTAATATAGCTTTGCAACTTCCATATATCCTTGCTGCTTCAAGATTTGCACATTATCTTAAAGTGATTATGCGCGATAAAATTGGCTCTTTCACAAGCCTCGGTGAAATTTCAATTTTTCTAAATAACTGGATATCACATTACGTATTATTAAATGATTATGCTTCACAGAGCGTAAAAGCATCCTACCCGTTACGCGAAGCAAGAATTGATGTGTATGAAATTCCAGGAAAACCGGGCTGCTACCGCTCAGTTTGTTTCCTTAGACCCCATTACCAATTAAATGAACTCACTGTTTCAATTCGTTTTGTTTCTGAACTTCCACCCCCAGCAGCAGGCTAA
- a CDS encoding ankyrin repeat domain-containing protein, producing the protein MPGYKSYIENDLQNKNNLLSLNTVEHLRKFDKIPKDYAGLCAGISCLWLICMENFWFQNNKSPKNNKLYYSKFSRDLKRKKDAMPNLSKALEQNNIDKNTMFCGLALDFNIEWFYNNISSIQSFLHYPDENLNKNEIIFIETIKALFKDINNYLYFSNIGVTLIDKLELFLANIIDQLSIYNYLCIYINAINHAMALFAELDKSSLNTKIKLTFFDPNINNGQLNIFFNLDQIYYTLVGKNYNEKCKNNVYLAFLNKISSLVYNSLFNKSDFLKSIKDKEPISFQLFTFKAQQKDNYEFEDRNIFELNINYNNINELPFLLNGCVRLGNLKAFEYLLDKLRLNINLNFIFPDGYTLYHLAAIQNQIFILKYLNKFNHLNPNIPLTILSKEYPIHSAIANKKIEILKVILKKGNIDVYSLDKFSLSPIGYCIFFNNLEALELILAYPNFDPNKIFCEITALEYAMNCDNLECFKKILFHPKTDPNTLNTEQFFCLYLASSKGKYKYVEILLTHPNLEINKTSMGFTSLHVAVTQDDPKMIKLLLTHPKIDANLLNPSHNSALFMAVKDKKIDCITALLSSNKVNVDSRDDKSFNILTYLTRERLFSEPMERAILNKLLNVQNLNPNIACFVDDNTPLHFAVINKDIDVVKSLLKMRNINKNLKNAENKTPKEIAIEKGYLEIAKIL; encoded by the coding sequence ATGCCTGGTTATAAAAGCTATATTGAAAATGATTTACAAAATAAAAATAATTTACTTTCACTAAATACAGTAGAGCATTTAAGAAAATTCGATAAAATCCCTAAAGACTATGCAGGATTGTGTGCAGGAATTTCATGTCTTTGGCTAATTTGCATGGAAAATTTTTGGTTTCAAAACAATAAATCTCCAAAAAATAATAAACTATACTACTCAAAGTTTTCCCGTGATTTAAAGCGGAAAAAAGATGCAATGCCAAATTTAAGCAAAGCACTAGAACAAAATAATATTGATAAAAATACTATGTTTTGTGGGCTGGCATTAGATTTCAACATTGAATGGTTTTATAATAATATTTCATCCATTCAAAGTTTTTTACATTATCCAGATGAAAATTTAAATAAAAATGAAATAATATTTATTGAAACTATTAAAGCATTATTCAAAGATATAAATAATTATTTATATTTTAGCAATATAGGCGTTACATTAATTGATAAATTAGAGTTATTTCTTGCAAATATTATCGATCAACTTTCTATCTATAATTACTTATGCATATATATAAATGCAATTAATCATGCAATGGCTCTTTTTGCAGAATTAGATAAAAGCTCATTAAATACTAAAATAAAACTAACTTTTTTTGATCCTAATATAAATAATGGTCAATTAAATATTTTTTTTAATCTCGATCAAATTTACTATACTTTAGTTGGAAAAAATTACAATGAAAAATGCAAGAATAATGTCTATCTTGCTTTCTTGAACAAAATTTCTTCTCTAGTATATAACAGTCTTTTTAATAAAAGTGATTTCTTAAAAAGCATTAAAGATAAAGAACCTATTTCTTTCCAACTTTTTACTTTTAAAGCACAACAAAAAGATAATTATGAATTTGAAGATAGAAATATCTTTGAATTGAATATAAACTATAATAACATTAATGAACTTCCTTTTTTGCTAAATGGCTGTGTACGACTAGGAAATTTAAAAGCTTTTGAATATTTGTTAGATAAACTTAGGTTAAATATAAATTTAAACTTTATTTTCCCAGATGGTTATACTCTGTATCATTTAGCAGCTATTCAAAATCAAATTTTTATTTTAAAATATTTAAATAAATTTAATCATTTAAATCCTAATATACCTTTGACAATACTTTCAAAAGAATATCCAATCCATTCTGCAATCGCAAATAAAAAAATTGAAATTCTAAAAGTAATATTAAAAAAAGGAAATATTGATGTATATTCACTAGATAAATTTTCATTATCACCAATAGGTTATTGCATATTTTTTAATAATTTAGAAGCACTAGAGCTAATATTAGCTTATCCAAATTTTGACCCAAATAAAATTTTTTGTGAAATTACAGCACTAGAATATGCTATGAACTGTGATAACTTAGAATGTTTTAAAAAAATATTATTTCATCCCAAAACCGATCCAAATACTTTAAATACAGAACAATTTTTTTGCTTATATTTAGCTTCAAGTAAAGGAAAATATAAATATGTAGAAATTTTACTTACGCATCCAAACTTAGAAATAAATAAAACAAGTATGGGTTTTACTTCCCTGCATGTCGCAGTTACACAGGATGATCCCAAAATGATCAAACTGCTTTTAACCCATCCAAAGATTGATGCAAATTTATTAAACCCATCTCACAATTCAGCACTTTTTATGGCAGTAAAAGATAAAAAAATTGATTGTATTACAGCCCTACTATCTTCAAATAAAGTTAACGTTGATAGTAGAGATGATAAAAGTTTTAACATTTTAACTTACTTAACAAGGGAAAGACTTTTTTCAGAACCTATGGAAAGGGCAATTTTAAATAAATTACTCAATGTACAAAATTTAAATCCAAATATAGCATGCTTTGTTGATGATAATACTCCACTTCATTTTGCTGTGATTAATAAAGACATTGATGTTGTAAAAAGTCTTTTAAAAATGAGAAATATCAATAAAAATTTAAAAAATGCAGAAAATAAAACCCCAAAAGAAATAGCTATCGAAAAAGGTTATTTAGAAATAGCAAAAATTTTATAA
- a CDS encoding response regulator, giving the protein MAKTILVVDDVKTIRNVAKYALSKSGFTVLEAENGSVALSIAKSQPVDLVISALNMPMMGGFELAKALKADPKTQNVPIFILAKDTNQDDAQLGKEIGVMAWFVKPFVPDKLVAAVKKALN; this is encoded by the coding sequence ATGGCTAAGACCATTTTGGTAGTTGACGATGTAAAAACAATAAGAAATGTAGCTAAATACGCCTTATCAAAATCAGGATTTACTGTCTTAGAAGCTGAAAATGGTTCTGTTGCTCTTTCCATTGCAAAAAGTCAACCTGTAGATCTTGTCATTTCAGCTTTAAATATGCCAATGATGGGTGGTTTTGAACTTGCCAAGGCTTTAAAAGCAGATCCAAAAACCCAAAATGTTCCCATTTTTATCCTTGCAAAAGATACAAACCAAGACGATGCCCAACTTGGAAAGGAAATAGGTGTCATGGCTTGGTTTGTGAAACCTTTTGTACCAGACAAACTGGTTGCAGCTGTTAAAAAAGCTTTAAATTAA
- a CDS encoding AarF/UbiB family protein: MPSSILQKIRNVGRLTHIVNILARYGFKREIQRTELSDLLQQSSSSETNSSPSNLNQNYTRAKRLALAFEELGPTFIKLAQLLSAREDLLPKSYIEEFKRLCDNVKPIPKEIVEKLLSTELSEKLFSEIESFDFDPIGSASIGQVHRAILKNGSHVVFKIQRPEVETIITNDLAILMTIASLLETAFPELKVLKPTVIVAELRRSLFNELDYTKEAANTERMRHLFKDNTKIHIPNIYYTFCTSKILCMSEVSGVKLTDTNSLKNSDELIKIGVETFLDMTFQFGIFHGDLHPGNLIQMQDGKLGILDFGLTVRLKQSLRNTLAFMFYSLAKHDIETCARLFIELTEKEDLSISSQLESEIIEILDNIISVPLHELQLGKTLMRIARVAASKNVPLERDLILFFRALIALESFARSVQPKFQFIEFANEYYEKNSFLQFDKQWLERNLGLALHDSGAFLKDLPITLRILAKKLQAGSLSFQFKSEDIIFLTRELDRASNRLSLAILLGSIVLGSSIATYGKQGKLYDFLATFGLIGFGTAVILGLWLIIGIIRSGRFK; the protein is encoded by the coding sequence ATGCCATCAAGTATTCTACAAAAGATCAGAAATGTTGGAAGATTAACACATATAGTAAATATTTTAGCCCGTTATGGCTTCAAAAGAGAAATTCAACGCACTGAATTAAGTGACCTTTTGCAGCAAAGCTCTTCATCAGAAACAAATTCTTCACCTTCAAATCTCAACCAAAACTATACTAGAGCCAAACGCTTAGCTCTTGCTTTTGAAGAATTAGGACCAACATTTATAAAACTTGCACAACTTTTATCTGCAAGAGAAGATTTATTGCCAAAAAGTTATATTGAAGAATTTAAAAGACTTTGTGACAATGTTAAACCTATTCCAAAAGAAATAGTTGAGAAATTATTATCTACTGAACTTTCAGAAAAGCTATTCTCTGAAATAGAATCTTTTGATTTTGATCCAATAGGATCAGCAAGTATAGGACAGGTTCATAGAGCAATTTTGAAAAATGGTTCACATGTAGTTTTTAAAATACAACGTCCTGAAGTTGAAACTATAATAACAAATGATTTAGCTATTTTAATGACAATAGCTTCTCTTTTAGAAACAGCTTTTCCTGAGTTAAAAGTTTTAAAGCCTACTGTTATTGTTGCAGAACTTAGACGTTCCCTATTTAATGAACTTGACTATACAAAAGAAGCTGCGAATACCGAACGAATGCGGCATTTATTTAAAGACAACACAAAAATTCATATTCCAAATATTTACTATACATTTTGTACATCAAAAATTTTATGTATGTCTGAAGTCTCTGGAGTAAAATTAACTGATACCAATTCCCTAAAAAATTCTGATGAACTCATTAAAATTGGTGTTGAAACTTTCTTAGATATGACTTTTCAATTTGGAATATTTCATGGGGATTTACACCCCGGTAATTTAATTCAAATGCAAGATGGAAAATTAGGTATCCTTGATTTTGGTTTAACAGTTCGATTAAAACAAAGCCTAAGAAATACTTTAGCATTTATGTTTTATTCTCTAGCCAAGCATGACATAGAAACATGTGCAAGATTATTTATCGAACTAACTGAGAAAGAAGATCTTTCTATAAGCAGTCAACTAGAATCAGAAATTATTGAAATTTTAGACAATATTATATCTGTTCCGCTTCATGAATTGCAATTAGGAAAGACTTTAATGCGAATAGCAAGAGTAGCTGCTAGCAAAAATGTTCCACTTGAAAGAGATTTAATTTTATTTTTTCGCGCTTTAATAGCGTTAGAAAGTTTTGCTAGAAGCGTTCAACCAAAATTTCAATTTATAGAATTTGCGAATGAATATTATGAAAAAAACTCATTTCTGCAATTTGATAAGCAATGGCTGGAAAGAAATTTGGGTCTTGCTTTGCATGATTCTGGTGCATTTTTAAAAGATCTTCCCATTACTCTAAGAATCCTTGCAAAAAAGTTGCAAGCAGGTTCATTATCCTTTCAGTTTAAGTCAGAAGATATTATATTTTTAACACGCGAATTAGACAGAGCTTCAAATAGATTAAGTCTTGCTATACTTTTAGGTTCCATAGTTCTTGGAAGTAGTATTGCTACTTATGGAAAACAAGGTAAACTCTATGACTTCTTAGCTACCTTTGGTCTTATCGGCTTTGGTACGGCTGTGATACTTGGTTTGTGGCTCATTATTGGAATTATACGGTCAGGAAGATTTAAATAA